AGAATCAGATTAATTGGGAGTGAAGACGTTATCCATTTGGATAGCGTTTTTATTAGATTATGAAAAATAATTAATCTGAAGTGTCTAGGAAAACTCTAAAAATTGAAAACTCCTACTAAATCTTGGCATAATAAGCCTTGATATAGTAGGAGTTTTGTTTTGATTTAAAGCCAAAAATCGATTAAAAATAGCTTTTTCTCAGATACAAACTTAATTTTTTCTATAGAGATCTTTCTTCAAACAAATGACCATAGGAACTTAAAATTCTAGCTAAATCCGTCCAAGTAAGACTGATAGTTTTGGTATTATCATTGGGATGGACGCCAACATAATTATTTTCCTCCATGGCCGCTTGGTCCACAATCAAGGGAATAGTGTTGCTAGAATCATTGAGTAAGTTAAAGGGTGAAACCGTACCAGATTTAACCTTGAGTTTTTCCTCAAGTTCATCTTCTGAAGCAAAAGTTAGACTAGGAGAAAGTAATTCACTTTGTGCTTTTTTCCAGTCAACTTTTTTATTCTCAGGCAACATGAGTAAATAATAATTTTTTCCGTTACGCGATTTAATAAAAAGATTCTTGCATTTAGCAAAATCTTTGTCTTTTAGGTATTTATCTGCTTCCTCACTTGTATAAACTGCTGGGTGAGAAAAGACTTGATAGCTAATATCATGGTCGTCTAAAAGTTGTAGTATTTCTTGAGTGTTCATTTTTACTCCTAACAAAAAATCAGGAATTTGATCCTGATTTTTTTCATTATTTACGTTTTTGTTTACCTTTGTTGCGGTTACGTAGGTTTTGGTGTAGTTCTTTCTTAGCTTCAGTTGTAGCCTTGCTTTGACCGCTATTGGAGTTAAACAAAGCATCCACTTTTTCTTTAGTAATAACAGTTTCAATTGGCTTATCTTTTAGTTCATCAGCAATATGCTTCTTAACACTAGGTGTAAGGACAAAGGTAACGATTACTTGTTGGATAATCATTACTAAGTTACCAGCAGCCCAGTAAAGAGCTAAGGCACCAGAGAAGGATAAACTGAAGAACAAAGTCATAATTGGGTTAACAATCATCATTGATTGCATGGTCTTCTTTTGTTCTTCTGGAATACCAATTAGTGAGATATAACCTTGAATAACGGTAAAGACAGTCGCAATAATGGCTAAAACAACAGATTTGGAACTTAGAGAAATACCAAAGAATTTGGATTGTGCCAATTGAGGTGAATAGAATACCGCTTGATAAATTCCCCACATAATTGGTAACTGAATAATTAATGGCAAGCAGCCCATTCCACCAGTTAATGAAACTTGGTTTTTAGAGTAAAGCTCTCTTTGCCAAGTTGATAAAGTCATTTGTTGGTCAGGGGTGATCCCCTTGTGTCTCATTGC
This is a stretch of genomic DNA from Lactobacillus crispatus. It encodes these proteins:
- the yidC gene encoding membrane protein insertase YidC codes for the protein MKKIKRYAGVLALLAVATLVLSACGATTDPHVAPHSGIYGWVYQWLGRPLQNIMIQTAHMIGGDNGAGWGIVIITVVVRVILMPLMLVQQNKSVRQQEKMARLQPQMKLIQNAMRHKGITPDQQMTLSTWQRELYSKNQVSLTGGMGCLPLIIQLPIMWGIYQAVFYSPQLAQSKFFGISLSSKSVVLAIIATVFTVIQGYISLIGIPEEQKKTMQSMMIVNPIMTLFFSLSFSGALALYWAAGNLVMIIQQVIVTFVLTPSVKKHIADELKDKPIETVITKEKVDALFNSNSGQSKATTEAKKELHQNLRNRNKGKQKRK
- a CDS encoding prolyl-tRNA synthetase associated domain-containing protein yields the protein MNTQEILQLLDDHDISYQVFSHPAVYTSEEADKYLKDKDFAKCKNLFIKSRNGKNYYLLMLPENKKVDWKKAQSELLSPSLTFASEDELEEKLKVKSGTVSPFNLLNDSSNTIPLIVDQAAMEENNYVGVHPNDNTKTISLTWTDLARILSSYGHLFEERSL